Proteins encoded within one genomic window of Chlorobaculum sp. MV4-Y:
- the nikR gene encoding nickel-responsive transcriptional regulator NikR yields MSDLYRFGISLDRELIEAFDRHIKSQGYQSRSEALRDLIRDELLHKTRMEGGLVAGAIVMTYDHHKRELVNRLIDIQHDFHDLIISTQHVHLDHENCLEVIAVKGNAPEIEKLSSALKVLVGVKHLDLSLSSAD; encoded by the coding sequence GTGAGCGACCTCTACCGCTTCGGCATTTCGCTCGACAGGGAACTGATCGAGGCTTTCGACCGGCACATCAAGAGCCAGGGCTACCAGAGCCGGTCGGAGGCCCTCCGCGACCTCATCCGTGACGAACTGCTCCACAAAACGCGGATGGAGGGCGGCCTGGTGGCCGGGGCCATCGTGATGACCTACGACCACCACAAGCGCGAGCTGGTCAACCGCCTCATCGACATTCAGCACGACTTCCACGACCTCATCATCTCGACCCAGCACGTGCACCTCGACCACGAGAACTGCCTCGAAGTGATCGCTGTCAAGGGCAACGCCCCCGAAATCGAAAAACTCTCCAGCGCTCTCAAGGTACTGGTCGGTGTCAAACATCTCGACCTCTCCCTCTCATCCGCCGACTGA
- the gltA gene encoding NADPH-dependent glutamate synthase — MDARTITAKERMAIPRQKMPAQDPVERVGNFREVNLGLTPEQAQQEALRCIQCKDPICIAGCPVNIKIDQFIKLIAEGDFMGAVRKIKEDNVLPSICGRVCPQEDQCEKMCVIGKKHEPVAIGNLERFVGDYERTSGQKIDPKVAPSTGKKVAVVGSGPAGLSCANDLAQYGHKVVVFEALHELGGVLMYGIPEFRLPKEIVREELDGLRRMGIEFRTDVVVGRTITIDELIEEEGFDAVFIGVGAGLPWFMGIPGENLVGVLAANEFLTRVNLMKAYDFLKSSDTPVFDCKGKNVAVFGGGNTAMDAVRTAKRLGAEHAYIVYRRSEKEMPAREEEIHNAKEEGIEFLLLTTPLEFVGDEKAWLTGAKCQKMELGAPDDSGRRRPVPVEGSEYILPIDMAIISIGNGSNPLIHQTTPDIEVSKRETIVVDVNTMQTSKENVYAGGDIVTGGATVILAMGAGRTAAAAINEKLGGTAKNFEEW, encoded by the coding sequence ATGGACGCTCGTACTATCACAGCCAAGGAACGCATGGCCATTCCCCGCCAGAAGATGCCCGCTCAGGATCCAGTGGAGCGCGTCGGTAACTTCAGGGAGGTCAACCTTGGCCTGACCCCGGAACAGGCGCAGCAGGAAGCCCTGCGCTGCATCCAGTGCAAGGACCCGATCTGCATCGCGGGGTGCCCGGTCAACATCAAGATCGACCAGTTCATCAAACTGATCGCCGAGGGCGACTTCATGGGCGCGGTCAGGAAGATCAAGGAGGACAACGTGCTACCGTCAATCTGCGGCCGCGTCTGCCCGCAGGAAGACCAGTGCGAGAAGATGTGTGTCATCGGCAAGAAGCACGAACCGGTGGCCATCGGCAACCTCGAACGCTTCGTCGGCGATTACGAGCGCACCAGCGGCCAGAAGATCGATCCGAAAGTCGCCCCCTCGACTGGCAAGAAGGTTGCCGTTGTCGGCAGCGGCCCGGCGGGCCTGAGCTGCGCCAACGACCTGGCCCAGTACGGCCATAAGGTGGTGGTGTTCGAGGCACTGCACGAACTTGGCGGTGTTTTGATGTACGGCATTCCGGAGTTCCGCCTGCCGAAGGAGATCGTCCGCGAAGAGCTTGATGGCCTGCGCCGCATGGGCATCGAGTTCAGAACAGACGTGGTGGTTGGCAGAACCATCACCATCGACGAGCTGATCGAGGAGGAGGGCTTCGACGCTGTCTTCATCGGCGTTGGCGCCGGTCTGCCATGGTTCATGGGCATTCCGGGCGAGAACCTCGTCGGCGTGCTCGCGGCCAACGAGTTCCTGACGAGGGTGAATTTGATGAAGGCCTACGACTTCCTGAAGAGCAGCGACACGCCGGTGTTCGACTGCAAGGGCAAAAACGTCGCGGTCTTCGGCGGCGGCAACACCGCGATGGACGCCGTCCGCACGGCCAAGAGGCTCGGAGCGGAGCACGCCTACATCGTCTATCGCCGCTCCGAAAAAGAGATGCCCGCCCGCGAGGAGGAGATTCACAACGCCAAGGAGGAGGGCATCGAGTTCCTGCTGCTCACCACCCCGCTTGAGTTCGTCGGCGACGAAAAGGCGTGGCTCACCGGCGCGAAGTGCCAGAAGATGGAACTTGGCGCGCCCGACGATTCGGGACGCCGCCGTCCGGTACCGGTCGAGGGCTCGGAGTACATCCTGCCCATCGACATGGCGATCATCTCCATCGGCAACGGCTCCAACCCGCTTATCCACCAGACCACGCCCGACATCGAGGTCAGCAAGCGGGAAACCATCGTCGTTGACGTCAACACCATGCAGACCTCCAAGGAGAACGTTTACGCCGGCGGCGACATCGTCACGGGTGGCGCGACGGTGATTCTGGCGATGGGCGCGGGACGCACGGCGGCGGCGGCCATCAACGAGAAGCTCGGCGGCACGGCAAAAAACTTCGAGGAGTGGTAA
- a CDS encoding sulfide/dihydroorotate dehydrogenase-like FAD/NAD-binding protein, producing MYRIVSAIFLAENIKKFEIEAPRIAKKRKAGQFVIIRIAENGERIPLTIADSNPEKGTITIIAQGAGKSTRELNRKEAGDSIADVVGPLGTPSHIENFGTAVSIGGGVGTAIAYPTAAALKEAGNYVITINGARSKDLVILEDEMKAVSDESYITTDDGSYGFHGFVTQKLQELIDSGKKIDFVLAIGPIPMMKAVADVTRPYGIKTVVSLNPIMIDGTGMCGGCRVTVGGEIKFGCIDGPEFDAHQVDFKNLADRNRIYQHEEKEADDTFAHECNLTRQA from the coding sequence ATGTACAGGATTGTTTCCGCTATTTTTTTAGCTGAAAATATTAAAAAATTCGAAATCGAGGCTCCGAGGATCGCAAAAAAGCGAAAAGCTGGCCAGTTCGTCATCATCAGGATCGCAGAGAACGGCGAGCGCATTCCTCTGACCATCGCCGACTCGAATCCCGAAAAAGGCACCATCACCATCATCGCGCAGGGTGCGGGCAAATCGACACGTGAGTTGAACCGCAAGGAGGCAGGCGACTCGATCGCCGATGTTGTAGGCCCGCTGGGAACTCCCTCGCACATCGAGAATTTCGGTACGGCAGTCAGTATCGGCGGCGGCGTGGGCACCGCTATCGCCTACCCGACAGCGGCGGCGCTCAAGGAGGCTGGCAACTATGTCATCACCATCAACGGCGCGCGTTCGAAGGATCTCGTGATCCTCGAAGATGAGATGAAGGCGGTCAGCGACGAATCGTACATCACCACCGACGACGGCTCGTACGGCTTCCACGGTTTTGTCACGCAGAAGCTCCAGGAGCTGATCGACTCCGGCAAGAAGATCGATTTCGTGCTCGCCATCGGCCCGATTCCGATGATGAAGGCGGTGGCTGACGTCACCCGTCCGTACGGCATCAAAACCGTGGTCAGCCTCAACCCCATCATGATCGACGGCACCGGCATGTGCGGCGGCTGCCGCGTCACGGTCGGCGGCGAGATCAAGTTCGGCTGCATCGACGGCCCTGAGTTCGACGCCCATCAGGTCGATTTCAAGAACCTTGCCGACAGGAACAGGATTTACCAGCACGAAGAGAAGGAGGCTGACGATACCTTCGCTCACGAATGCAATCTGACCAGGCAGGCTTGA
- the hisH gene encoding imidazole glycerol phosphate synthase subunit HisH, with protein MVFIADYGAGNLRSVHKAFDYLGIKAVVSDKASEMSRYDKVLIPGVGAFGPAMEALNRQGFGEAIREHINKGRSVLGICLGMQLFLSESEEMGAYKGLDIVPGKVLRFTGSTDKIPQIGWNSVDYCKESVLFRNIPDRSYFYFVHSYYCRPDEPESVATTTFFAGKNFCSAIEKNGIFAVQFHPEKSSEAGLQVLKNFAEF; from the coding sequence ATGGTATTTATTGCCGACTATGGCGCCGGAAACCTCAGGTCGGTGCACAAGGCTTTCGATTATCTCGGCATCAAGGCAGTCGTCAGCGACAAGGCATCCGAGATGAGCCGTTACGATAAAGTGCTTATTCCCGGCGTCGGCGCGTTCGGCCCGGCGATGGAGGCGCTGAACCGACAGGGATTCGGCGAGGCGATCCGGGAGCATATCAACAAAGGCCGCAGTGTGCTTGGCATCTGCCTCGGCATGCAGCTCTTCCTTTCAGAAAGCGAGGAGATGGGAGCGTATAAGGGCCTCGACATCGTGCCCGGCAAGGTACTCCGTTTTACCGGCAGCACCGACAAGATTCCGCAGATCGGCTGGAACTCTGTTGATTACTGCAAGGAATCGGTACTCTTCCGCAATATTCCAGACCGGTCATATTTCTACTTCGTGCACTCTTACTATTGCCGCCCCGATGAGCCGGAAAGCGTGGCCACGACCACCTTTTTCGCCGGGAAAAATTTTTGTTCGGCCATTGAGAAAAATGGTATTTTCGCGGTACAGTTTCACCCTGAAAAAAGCTCCGAAGCGGGCTTGCAGGTGCTGAAGAATTTTGCAGAATTTTAA
- the hisA gene encoding 1-(5-phosphoribosyl)-5-[(5-phosphoribosylamino)methylideneamino]imidazole-4-carboxamide isomerase, whose translation MLIIPAIDIKEGKCVRLTKGDFAQKKVYLDNPCDMAVIWRKQNAKMIHVVDLDAALTGETVNFERIREIVNVLDIPIQVGGGIRSVEVVEKYLQMGVSRVVIGSAAVTNPGLIAELLKKYRPSQIVVGIDAENGVPKIKGWTESSAMQDYELAAEMKKLGVERIIYTDITRDGMLQGVGYETTKRFAEKAGMKVTASGGVTTSDDLHKLRSLEKYGVDSVIIGKALYECNFPCQELWYAYEQGLGIDGEFSTARKKECCP comes from the coding sequence ATGCTGATCATTCCAGCTATAGATATAAAGGAAGGCAAGTGCGTCCGGCTCACCAAGGGTGACTTTGCCCAGAAGAAGGTCTATCTCGACAACCCGTGCGACATGGCGGTCATCTGGCGGAAGCAGAACGCCAAGATGATCCATGTGGTTGATCTCGATGCCGCCCTGACCGGCGAGACGGTCAACTTCGAGAGGATTCGCGAGATTGTCAACGTGCTCGATATTCCGATCCAGGTCGGCGGCGGCATTCGCTCCGTCGAGGTGGTCGAGAAGTACCTCCAGATGGGCGTCAGCCGCGTGGTCATCGGCTCTGCGGCGGTTACCAATCCAGGCCTTATCGCCGAGCTGCTGAAAAAATACCGCCCCTCACAGATCGTCGTCGGCATTGACGCCGAGAACGGCGTGCCCAAGATCAAGGGGTGGACCGAGAGCAGCGCCATGCAGGATTACGAGCTTGCCGCCGAAATGAAGAAGCTCGGTGTCGAACGCATCATCTACACCGACATCACCCGAGACGGCATGTTGCAGGGAGTCGGCTACGAAACCACCAAACGCTTCGCCGAGAAGGCAGGCATGAAGGTGACCGCCTCGGGCGGCGTGACCACCTCCGATGACTTGCACAAGCTCCGCTCGCTCGAAAAGTACGGCGTCGATTCAGTCATTATCGGCAAGGCGCTCTACGAGTGCAACTTTCCGTGCCAGGAGCTGTGGTACGCCTACGAGCAGGGACTTGGCATTGACGGCGAATTCTCCACGGCACGCAAAAAAGAGTGCTGCCCCTGA
- the scpB gene encoding SMC-Scp complex subunit ScpB → MQEQRQQLLQSLEALIFSSEEPVNLQTLSQITGQKFTPAEFQDAVDELNRDYEATGRTFRIHAIAGGYRFLTLPEFADLVRQLLAPVIQRRLSRSMLEVLAVVAWHQPVTKGEIQQIRGASPDYSIDRLLSRGLIEVRGRADSPGRPLQYGTTAAFLDLFHLPSLKDLPKLREIKEILREHEEQQYLAEADSPLAADEDENPRMETTK, encoded by the coding sequence GTGCAGGAACAGCGCCAACAGCTTCTCCAGTCGCTTGAAGCCCTGATCTTCTCCTCGGAAGAGCCGGTCAATCTTCAGACGCTCAGTCAGATCACCGGCCAGAAGTTTACGCCGGCCGAGTTTCAGGATGCGGTCGATGAACTCAACCGCGACTACGAGGCGACCGGTAGAACCTTCCGCATCCATGCCATCGCTGGCGGCTATCGCTTTCTCACCCTGCCGGAATTTGCCGACCTTGTCCGCCAACTGCTTGCGCCGGTGATCCAGCGGCGGCTGTCCCGATCCATGCTCGAAGTGCTTGCTGTGGTGGCCTGGCATCAGCCCGTCACCAAGGGAGAAATCCAGCAGATCCGGGGTGCGAGTCCCGACTACTCCATCGACCGCCTGCTCTCGCGCGGGCTGATCGAGGTGCGCGGCAGGGCGGACTCGCCCGGGCGACCGTTGCAGTACGGTACGACCGCCGCATTTCTCGACCTGTTCCATCTGCCGAGCCTGAAAGACCTTCCCAAGTTGCGTGAAATCAAGGAGATACTCCGGGAGCACGAAGAACAGCAATATCTGGCCGAAGCCGATTCGCCGCTGGCCGCTGATGAAGATGAAAACCCACGAATGGAGACGACTAAATGA
- a CDS encoding pseudouridine synthase translates to MKKQVQEEKVRINKYLAMCGIASRRAADQLVLEGKVSVNGHIADEPGFRVDPRNDEVVVDGRLLAKPEGKKVYILFNKPRNVITTSHDERDRQQILDFIDVPERVFPVGRLDRKSTGLLLLTNDGTLAHRLMHPSSQVQKEYLASLDAKFPPAMLQKLTGGMRLKDTGEKVSPCRAKILDDGMSVLVSIHEGKNHQVRRMFSTLGFEVKRLDRVAYAGLTPGELRRGEWRFLSRNEVEKLYRLCGGH, encoded by the coding sequence ATGAAAAAGCAGGTGCAGGAAGAGAAGGTCAGAATCAACAAATATCTCGCCATGTGTGGCATTGCATCCCGGCGGGCTGCCGATCAGCTTGTGCTTGAAGGCAAGGTGAGTGTGAATGGCCATATTGCCGACGAGCCGGGCTTCAGGGTCGATCCGCGTAATGACGAGGTGGTGGTTGACGGGCGGCTTCTCGCAAAGCCTGAGGGTAAAAAGGTTTACATCCTGTTCAACAAGCCCCGGAACGTCATCACCACGAGCCACGACGAACGCGATCGCCAGCAGATTCTCGATTTCATCGATGTCCCCGAGCGGGTCTTCCCGGTCGGACGGCTCGACCGGAAGAGCACCGGGCTTCTGCTGCTGACCAACGACGGCACGCTGGCCCACCGGCTGATGCACCCGTCGTCGCAGGTGCAGAAAGAGTACCTTGCCTCGCTCGACGCGAAGTTTCCGCCTGCGATGCTCCAGAAGCTGACCGGTGGCATGAGGCTCAAGGACACCGGCGAGAAGGTGAGCCCCTGCAGGGCAAAAATCCTCGACGATGGCATGAGCGTGCTCGTGAGCATTCACGAAGGCAAGAACCACCAGGTGCGACGTATGTTCAGCACCCTCGGTTTCGAGGTCAAGCGACTTGACCGCGTGGCCTATGCGGGTCTGACTCCCGGGGAACTCAGACGAGGGGAGTGGCGCTTTCTCTCCCGCAATGAGGTCGAAAAACTCTATCGGTTGTGTGGTGGTCACTGA
- a CDS encoding DUF4258 domain-containing protein — protein sequence MNQEFLKLVREKAEEKLLFLPHALNQMMRPDRMISTPEVRRAVFDGEIIEEYPEDARGHSCLILGYGEGERALHVVCAPKDEYLAVITAYIPSADQWSVDFKWRRKL from the coding sequence GTGAATCAGGAATTTCTGAAATTGGTGAGAGAGAAAGCGGAGGAAAAGCTGCTTTTTCTCCCCCATGCACTGAACCAGATGATGCGACCTGATCGGATGATTAGTACGCCAGAAGTGAGGAGGGCTGTTTTTGATGGTGAGATCATTGAAGAATATCCGGAAGATGCAAGAGGTCATAGTTGTCTTATACTTGGATACGGCGAGGGTGAAAGGGCGTTACACGTTGTTTGTGCGCCGAAAGATGAATATTTGGCAGTTATTACAGCCTATATTCCAAGTGCGGATCAATGGAGTGTTGATTTTAAATGGAGGAGAAAATTATG